The Helianthus annuus cultivar XRQ/B chromosome 16, HanXRQr2.0-SUNRISE, whole genome shotgun sequence genome includes a window with the following:
- the LOC110908858 gene encoding protein CYPRO4 yields the protein MGAAESRQDLELSDTESEEEQLHSESEEDEDYEDVKDHHSPIKTPPKTPSSVDEIEARLKALKLKYQSKNQTLKNAVKLYVYSGANTANSKWVVVDKLCSFSFVNTTSNEEEDHDDDEDLYWFLKVGLKVKATVDQQLQLKPNADQLRIDFVSNGVYAMKFFSVEDYKRFVEEYEKCLFENTYGFECNDENKGKVFGKDFVAWANPEAADDSMWEDAEDSFSKSPGFKTPVRGNHDLREEFEEAAKGGSIKSLALGALDNSFLVSDSGVQVVKNFSHGIHGKGVYVNFDSAMKGHVESTPRKALLMKAETNMLLMSPMTHGKPHTNGIHQFDIETGKVVTEWKFAKDGTDITMRDVTNDSKGAQMDPSGSTFLGLDDNRLCRWDMRDRHGIVQNLADANTPVLNWTQGHQFSRGTNFQCFATTGDGSIVVGSVDGKIRLYSVSSMRQAKTAFPGLGSPITHVDVTYDGKWILGTSDTYLILICTLFTDKDGKSKTGFAGRMGNRISAPRLLKLNPLDSHRAGVFNKFRGAQFSWVTEDGKQERHLVATVGKFSVIWNFQQVKDGSHECYRNQVGLKSCYCYKIVPKDDSIVDSRFMHEKFAVSDSPEAPLVVATPMKVSSFSISSSRLSYA from the exons ATGGGAGCCGCTGAAAGCCGCCAAGATTTAGAACTATCCGACACTGAATCAGAAGAAGAACAACTCCACTCCGAatcagaagaagatgaagattacGAAGACGTTAAAGACCATCACTCACCCATCAAAACCCCACCCAAAACCCCATCATCTGTTGACGAAATTGAAGCTAGATTAAAAGCCCTAAAACTCAAATACCAATCCAAGAATCAAACTTTAAAGAATGCGGTTAAACTCTACGTTTATTCCGGTGCAAATACTGCTAATTCGAAATGGGTTGTTGTTGATAAGCTCTGTTCGTTTTCCTTCGTTAACACGACGTCGAATGAGGAAGAAGATCACGATGATGATGAGGATTTGTATTGGTTTTTGAAAGTTGGGTTGAAAGTTAAGGCAACAGTTGATCAGCAGCTGCAATTGAAGCCGAATGCGGATCAATTGCGGATCGATTTCGTGTCGAATGGGGTTTATGCTATGAAGTTTTTTAGTGTTGAGGATTATAAAAGGTTTGTTGAGGAGTATGAGAAGTGTTTGTTTGAGAATACTTATGGGTTTGAGTGTAACGACGAGAATAAAGGTAAAGTGTTTGGGAAAGATTTTGTAGCGTGGGCCAACCCGGAAGCTGCGGATGATTCGATGTGGGAGGATGCCGAAGATAGTTTTTCGAAAAGTCCGGGGTTCAAGACTCCGGTGAGAGGTAACCATGATTTGAGAGAGGAGTTCGAGGAGGCTGCGAAAGGCGGGAGTATAAAAAGCTTGGCTTTAGGGGCGTTGGATAATAGTTTTTTGGTAAGTGATTCGGGTGTTCAAGTTGTTAAGAATTTCAGTCATGGGATTCATGGGAAAGGGGTTTATGTTAATTTCGATAGCGCGATGAAGGGTCATGTTGAATCGACTCCTAGGAAAGCTCTTTTAATGAAAGCCGAAACGAACATGTTGTTAATGAGTCCGATGACTCATGGAAAGCCACACACGAACGGGATCCATCAGTTTGATATAGAGACAGGGAAAGTTGTAACCGAATGGAAGTTTGCAAAAGACGGGACCGATATTACAATGCGCGATGTGACAAACGATAGCAAAGGAGCGCAAATGGATCCTTCGGGTTCGACTTTCTTGGGTTTGGATGATAACAGGCTTTGTAGGTGGGATATGCGTGATCGACACGGAATTGTTCAGAATCTTGCTGACGCAAATACCCCTGTTTTGAACTGGACGCAAGGACATCAGTTTTCTCGAGGGACTaattttcagtgttttgcaacTACTGGAGACGGATCGATTGTTGTCGGTTCGGTTGACGGGAAGATACGACTGTATTCCGTGAGTTCCATGAGACAAGCCAAGACTGCTTTTCCGGGTCTCGGGTCACCAATTACGCATGTGGATGTTACGTATGATGGGAAGTGGATTTTGGGCACGAGCGATACTTATTTAATCCTTATTTGCACATTGTTTACTGATAAAGATGGGAAATCAAAGACGGGCTTTGCAGGACGTATGGGAAATAGAATTTCGGCCCCACGGCTGTTGAAGTTGAATCCCCTTGATTCACACAGGGCTGGAGTATTTAATAAGTTTCGTGGCGCTCAATTCTCGTGG GTAACGGAAGATGGGAAGCAAGAACGCCATCTGGTTGCTACGGTGGGTAAATTTAGTGTGATATGGAACTTCCAACAGGTGAAAGACGGATCTCACGAATGCTACAGAAATCAAGTGGGACTGAAGAGCTGCTACTGCTACAAGATTGTCCCCAAAGACGACTCAATTGTTGATAGTCGTTTCATGCACGAGAAATTTGCAGTTAGTGATTCACCGGAAGCTCCTCTGGTCGTTGCTACTCCAATGAAAGTCAGCTCTTTCAGTATATCGAGTAGCAGGCTTTCTTATGCTTAA
- the LOC110908857 gene encoding protein WEAK CHLOROPLAST MOVEMENT UNDER BLUE LIGHT 1 has protein sequence MDDIKVVGEGSTNLPNDKRISGGSMPVKSTSDEPETEQETLIHANPPDHTSDNISTSIETMPDDSLFPTEKDSPMRDYLVQEVPLSPWGLAKGQNGNDKSPSLKVSDIDTAAPFESVKEAVSRFGRVVDWKAHRVQTTEKRVYIEQQQHEKPNDEILLMKKKSEAEEEARLQKELDSTKRLIEELNLKLERAQTEEHEAKQYFELVMLGVEETDQGVADDSSVAAKAQLEVAVAELASVKDELEYQRKDYDLLVSEKDIAVERAREAASSLKDVERQVENLTIQLMMTKESLESTRAAHLEAEGHRIEADMAREQDALIWNQELEQAQEELEKANQQIRSIENKKSTLATATALLHGLKNELAAYKESKLTRDNPENSIQAAKKNVEDVKQNITKATEEIAYLKTAVSSLKNELEREKAALAAVRKSEGMAEVVVASLEAELNRTISEVALVQSKEKEARKKMVELPRQLQKAAQETDQAKSRAQEAREELKKAKETVEQAKDGASTMASRLLAAQKEIEAAKAIEKLALAAIDALHKPENEPKTGVTLTMEEYCELSNKAHEAEEAAHTRVAEAVSLIDVAKETESKRLSKLEQVTLELAARKQAFDAALQKAEKAEQGKLGVEKDLRKWRAEHEQRRKAGLGVGLREGFEEVKSFSVRAISPFNHNSMPVLKTVLPERNSNSAELSPEVRSLKKKKRSFFPIWI, from the exons ATGGATGATATAAAAGTTGTTGGAGAGGGTTCTACAAATTTACCGAATGATAAACGCATTTCAGGTGGCTCAATGCCAGTAAAGAGTACATCTGACGAACCTGAAACCGAACAAGAAACCTTAATCCACGCAAACCCCCCTGATCATACCTCTGACAATATTTCCACAAGCATAGAAACAATGCCTGATGATTCGTTGTTCCCGACAGAAAAAGATAGTCCCATGCGCGACTATCTTGTTCAAGAAGTACCCTTATCCCCTTGGGGACTTGCAAAGGGACAAAATGGCAACGATAAGTCACCGAGCTTGAAAGTAAGTGATATTGATACAGCTGCACCTTTCGAGTCTGTTAAAGAAGCTGTTTCGAGGTTTGGTCGCGTTGTTGATTGGAAAGCGCATAGAGTTCAGACCACGGAG AAACGTGTGTATATCGAACAACAACAACATGAGAAACCAAATGATGAGATTCTGTTAATGAAGAAAAAATCTGAAGCAGAAGAAGAAGCCAGACTGCAAAAGGAGCTAGACAGCACTAAGAGGCTCATAGAAGAACTAAATTTGAAGCTCGAACGAGCACAGACCGAAGAACATGAAGCCAAACAATACTTTGAACTTGTGATGCTCGGAGTAGAAGAAACGGATCAAGGGGTTGCTGATGATTCTAGTGTTGCAGCCAAAGCACAGCTCGAGGTTGCAGTTGCGGAGCTGGCAAGTGTTAAAGACGAGCTTGAATATCAACGTAAAGACTATGATTTATTGGTGTCTGAGAAAGATATAGCTGTAGAAAGAGCTCGGGAAGCAGCGTCTTCATTAAAAGATGTTGAGAGACAAGTAGAAAACTTAACTATCCAACTGATGATGACAAAAGAATCTTTGGAATCGACACGTGCTGCTCATTTAGAGGCTGAAGGACACAGAATTGAAGCAGACATGGCACGCGAGCAAGACGCTTTGATATGGAATCAAGAACTGGAACAAGCACAAGAGGAGCTTGAGAAAGCCAACCAACAGATTCGCTCGATTGAAAACAAGAAATCTACACTAGCTACCGCTACAGCATTGCTTCACGGCTTGAAGAACGAATTAGCGGCTTACAAGGAATCAAAGTTGACTCGAGATAATCCTGAGAACAGTATACAAGCAGCAAAGAAGAATGTGGAAGATGTGAAACAAAACATTACAAAAGCAACAGAAGAGATTGCTTATTTAAAAACGGCTGTGAGTTCGTTAAAAAACGAGCTCGAGAGAGAAAAGGCCGCCCTTGCTGCCGTTAGGAAAAGCGAAGGgatggcggaggtggtggttGCTTCTCTTGAAGCCGAACTAAACCGAACAATATCAGAAGTTGCTCTTGttcaatcaaaagaaaaagaagccCGGAAAAAAATGGTGGAGCTCCCGAGACAACTACAAAAGGCAGCCCAAGAGACAGATCAAGCAAAATCACGGGCTCAAGAAGCCCGTGAAGAGCTAAAGAAAGCAAAAGAAACGGTAGAACAAGCTAAAGATGGAGCAAGTACAATGGCAAGCAGACTACTTGCTGCTCAAAAGGAAATAGAAGCGGCAAAAGCTATAGAAAAGTTAGCTCTAGCAGCCATTGATGCACTTCACAAGCCTGAAAACGAGCCGAAAACGGGAGTTACGCTTACTATGGAGGAATATTGTGAATTAAGTAACAAAGCCCATGAAGCAGAAGAGGCGGCTCACACACGGGTGGCTGAAGCAGTTTCACTTATTGATGTAGCAAAGGAAACTGAATCAAAAAGGTTGAGTAAACTGGAGCAAGTGACCTTAGAATTAGCTGCAAGAAAGCAAGCTTTTGATGCTGCATTGCAGAAAGCCGAAAAGGCGGAACAAGGAAAGCTGGGTGTCGAAAAGGATCTGAGAAAGTGGAGAGCTGAACACGAGCAAAGGCGGAAAGCAGGACTCGGGGTGGGGTTGAGGGAAGGTTTTGAAGAGGTGAAGAGCTTTAGTGTAAGGGCCATTAGCCCTTTTAACCATAACTCGATGCCCGTGTTGAAGACGGTTTTACCTGAAAGGAACAGCAACTCGGCTGAATTGTCGCCTGAGGTGAggagtttaaagaaaaagaagaggtcGTTTTTCCCGATATGGATTTGA